A DNA window from Pseudomonas wuhanensis contains the following coding sequences:
- a CDS encoding cupin domain-containing protein: MDTGSRLKLVRESYKLSQRELARRSGVTNATISLIEQNRVSPSVSSLKKLLEGIPMSLADFFTFDQPPREHQYVFRANEQPDLGRHGLRLLLIGASVPSRQMRLLREQYAPGASSGEEPIVHAEGEECGLVTRGTVELTVDGQISVLNAGDGYYFPTTLPHRFRNIGADEAEIISANTPANF, translated from the coding sequence ATGGACACGGGCTCACGACTCAAATTAGTACGCGAAAGCTACAAACTGTCCCAGCGCGAGCTGGCCCGGCGTAGCGGCGTCACCAATGCCACCATCTCCCTGATCGAACAGAATCGCGTCAGTCCCTCCGTCAGCTCCCTGAAAAAACTGCTCGAAGGCATTCCCATGTCCTTGGCGGACTTCTTCACCTTCGACCAACCGCCGCGTGAGCACCAATACGTGTTCCGCGCCAATGAACAGCCGGATCTCGGCCGTCATGGGTTGCGGTTGTTGCTGATCGGGGCTTCGGTGCCGAGTCGGCAGATGCGGCTTTTACGCGAGCAGTACGCACCTGGGGCGAGTTCTGGTGAAGAGCCCATCGTGCATGCTGAAGGGGAGGAGTGTGGGCTCGTTACCCGTGGCACTGTTGAACTCACTGTTGATGGTCAGATTAGTGTGTTGAATGCCGGGGATGGGTATTACTTTCCGACGACGCTGCCGCATCGGTTTCGCAATATTGGGGCGGATGAGGCTGAAATCATCAGTGCTAACACACCGGCTAACTTTTGA
- a CDS encoding NAD(P)/FAD-dependent oxidoreductase has protein sequence MKQTHVNSYYAATRNHTADFPILEELVECDVCVIGAGYTGLSSALFLSEAGYSVTVLEAAKVGFGASGRNGGQLVNSYSRDVDVIEERYGDKTAEVLGSMIFEGADIIRSRIKEYDIKCDYRPGGIFAALNKKQLNGLAEQKNSWERYGNKNLRMLDAADIKREVGCDNYVGGLLDMQGGHIHPLNLALGEAAAIISLGGKIYEQSAAVEITYGEPITVRTAKGVVRAKYLLIAGNAYLPQDLDNRVTRKSMPCGSQIVVTEPLSERVARSLITNNYCVEDCNYLLDYYRLTADNRLLYGGGVVYGAREPDDIEQLIKPKILKTFPQLKDVKIDYRWTGNFLLTMSRMPQFGRIEKNAYYMQGYSGHGVTCSHLAGKLISEMIRGDAERFDAFASLPHMPMLGGRTFQAPLTAMGAAYYALRDRFGI, from the coding sequence ATGAAACAAACCCATGTAAACAGCTACTACGCCGCGACCCGCAATCACACGGCCGACTTCCCGATTCTTGAAGAACTGGTGGAGTGCGACGTCTGCGTGATCGGCGCCGGCTACACCGGTCTGTCCTCGGCGCTGTTCCTCAGCGAAGCGGGCTACAGCGTCACCGTACTGGAAGCCGCCAAAGTCGGCTTCGGCGCCAGCGGTCGCAATGGTGGTCAACTGGTCAACTCCTACAGCCGCGACGTCGATGTGATCGAAGAACGCTACGGCGACAAAACCGCCGAAGTGCTCGGCAGCATGATCTTCGAAGGCGCCGACATCATCCGTTCGCGCATCAAAGAGTACGACATCAAATGCGACTATCGCCCCGGCGGCATCTTCGCAGCGCTGAACAAAAAACAACTCAACGGCCTGGCCGAGCAGAAGAATAGTTGGGAACGCTATGGCAATAAAAACCTGAGAATGCTCGACGCGGCTGACATCAAGCGCGAAGTGGGTTGCGACAACTACGTCGGCGGCCTGCTCGACATGCAGGGCGGCCACATCCACCCGCTGAACCTGGCCCTCGGCGAAGCCGCCGCGATTATCAGCCTGGGCGGCAAAATCTACGAACAATCCGCCGCCGTGGAAATCACCTACGGCGAACCGATCACCGTGCGCACCGCCAAAGGCGTGGTGCGGGCCAAATACCTGCTGATCGCCGGCAACGCCTACCTGCCTCAAGACCTCGACAACCGCGTCACGCGCAAAAGCATGCCCTGCGGTTCGCAAATCGTCGTCACCGAGCCGCTGTCCGAACGTGTCGCCCGCAGCCTGATCACCAACAACTACTGCGTCGAAGACTGCAACTACCTGCTCGACTACTACCGCCTCACCGCTGACAACCGCCTGCTGTACGGTGGCGGCGTGGTCTACGGCGCCCGCGAGCCCGACGACATCGAACAACTGATCAAACCAAAAATCCTCAAAACCTTCCCGCAATTGAAGGACGTAAAAATCGACTACCGCTGGACCGGCAACTTCCTGCTGACCATGTCCCGCATGCCGCAATTCGGCCGCATCGAGAAAAACGCCTACTACATGCAAGGCTACAGCGGCCACGGCGTCACCTGCTCACACCTGGCCGGCAAGCTCATCTCGGAAATGATCCGCGGCGACGCCGAACGCTTCGATGCTTTCGCCTCGCTCCCGCATATGCCCATGCTCGGCGGCCGCACCTTCCAGGCCCCACTCACCGCCATGGGCGCCGCGTATTACGCGCTGCGCGATCGGTTCGGGATCTAA
- a CDS encoding transposase produces the protein MTGLDARLTKRYDELVMGHSNGLPALAAGMKALPRSDKAFAQTQALWRFLSNDRVRPVDLVKPLLALAHEGCRDDCDDYALVMHDWSRLNYMHHHSKADRLQMTHRGDIGYELQSSLLVTDRDGAPICTPAQNLATRDGVLSTRAEEVLVPEKHLDELTARIAWLEQQKFAKPLVHIVDREADSVAHMRQWQAENWNWLLRVKAGSTASYEGQYQPLSQIGNGLIYKETRKVEYKGKPAIQWVGETSVVLTRKAQPFLKDRTERKTRHKSGEPLPARLIVSRIMGADGHLLAEWYLLSNLEQEVAGERLALWYYWRWRIESYFKLLKGGGQQLENWQQESGEAVFKRLLIASQACAVSWRLMRAEGEFAEQTRDFLVRLSGRQMKRSQPVTASALLAGLYMLLAMCETLEQYTPQELAGFAKEAIGWVASRRL, from the coding sequence ATGACCGGGCTAGATGCCCGACTGACAAAACGATACGACGAGTTAGTCATGGGACACAGTAATGGACTACCGGCGCTGGCCGCCGGGATGAAAGCCTTGCCGCGAAGCGACAAGGCTTTTGCACAGACGCAAGCCCTTTGGCGATTTTTGAGCAATGACCGGGTTCGGCCCGTTGACCTGGTTAAACCGCTGCTGGCGTTAGCCCACGAGGGTTGTCGAGATGACTGCGATGATTACGCGCTGGTCATGCATGATTGGTCTCGGCTCAATTACATGCACCACCACAGCAAGGCTGATCGCCTGCAAATGACCCACCGGGGCGACATCGGTTACGAGCTGCAAAGCAGCCTGCTCGTCACGGATCGTGACGGTGCACCGATCTGTACTCCTGCTCAGAATCTAGCGACCAGGGACGGCGTGCTCAGCACGCGAGCCGAAGAAGTGCTGGTTCCTGAAAAACATCTGGATGAGCTAACCGCTCGTATTGCTTGGTTGGAGCAACAAAAATTTGCCAAGCCTCTGGTCCATATTGTGGATCGAGAAGCTGACTCTGTGGCTCACATGAGGCAGTGGCAAGCTGAGAACTGGAACTGGCTGTTACGTGTAAAAGCGGGCTCTACAGCGAGTTATGAAGGCCAATATCAGCCGCTAAGCCAGATCGGCAATGGGCTCATTTACAAAGAAACCCGCAAGGTTGAATACAAAGGCAAGCCTGCGATTCAATGGGTCGGGGAAACCTCAGTCGTACTGACTCGCAAAGCTCAGCCGTTTCTCAAAGACAGGACCGAACGCAAGACACGGCATAAGTCTGGGGAGCCATTACCGGCGCGGTTGATCGTTAGCCGAATCATGGGGGCGGACGGTCATTTGCTGGCCGAATGGTATTTGCTGAGCAACCTTGAACAAGAGGTCGCGGGTGAACGATTGGCGCTCTGGTATTACTGGCGCTGGCGTATTGAGTCCTACTTCAAACTGCTCAAAGGTGGCGGGCAGCAGCTGGAAAACTGGCAGCAAGAAAGCGGTGAAGCCGTGTTCAAACGGCTGCTGATTGCCAGTCAGGCGTGTGCGGTCAGTTGGCGTCTGATGCGGGCAGAGGGGGAGTTTGCTGAGCAAACACGGGATTTTTTGGTCCGTCTGTCTGGTCGACAGATGAAGCGCTCGCAGCCGGTGACGGCTTCCGCGCTGCTGGCCGGTTTATACATGCTTTTGGCCATGTGCGAGACATTGGAGCAATACACGCCCCAGGAACTGGCGGGTTTTGCTAAAGAGGCCATCGGCTGGGTGGCCAGCCGAAGACTTTAG